A single Ziziphus jujuba cultivar Dongzao chromosome 11, ASM3175591v1 DNA region contains:
- the LOC107431907 gene encoding uncharacterized protein LOC107431907: MGGKCPHRKVKKRRLSHKTDRRAKFLVKGDDMVYDELRKTDEERKSLPLDEDLPGMGQYYCIHCDRYFANVAVRDEHFKTKRHKKRLKQMMGPAPHTQLDADLAGGMGMPDNGPKLMSV; encoded by the exons ATGGGAGGGAAGTGCCCGCACAGAAAAGTTAAGAAAAGAAGGTTATCTCACAAAACTGATCGCCGCGCCAAATTCCTCGTCAAAG GCGACGATATGGTATATGATGAGCTGAGGAAAACAGACGAAGAGAGGAAATCCTTGCCCCTTGATGAAGACCTCCCTGGCATGGGCCAGTATTATTGCATACACTGCGa CCGATACTTTGCTAATGTGGCTGTGAGAGATGAGCATTTCAAGACAAAGCGACATAAAAAGCG TTTAAAACAAATGATGGGGCCTGCCCCTCACACCCAACTTGATGCCGATTTAGCAGGTGGGATGGGAATGCCAGATAATGGTCCAAAGCTCATGTCTGTGTGA